The following are encoded together in the Natator depressus isolate rNatDep1 chromosome 10, rNatDep2.hap1, whole genome shotgun sequence genome:
- the B2M gene encoding beta-2-microglobulin, with translation MARGLSVLVLVLLGLAGLEAIKTAPKVHVYSRYPAENGKQNVLNCFVEGFQPPNIQVTLLKNGEKMDNVETSDLSFREDWSFQRLVHVPFTPNGKDAYVCRVEHIALDSPKNIKWDPDN, from the exons ATGGCTCGGGGTCTCAGCGTGTTGGTGCTTGTGCTGCTCGGACTCGCCGGCCTGGAGGCGATCAAAA CTGCCCCCAAAGTACATGTGTACTCCCGCTACCCAGCGGAGAATGGCAAGCAGAACGTCCTGAACTGCTTTGTGGAGGGGTTCCAGCCTCCAAACATTCAGGTCACCTTGCTGAAGAATGGTGAGAAGATGGATAACGTGGAAACGTCCGACCTTTCCTTCCGCGAAGACTGGAGTTTCCAGCGCCTGGTGCATGTCCCATTCACTCCTAATGGGAAAGATGCATATGTATGCAGAGTGGAGCATATCGCCCTTGACAGTCCCAAGAACATCAAATGGG ACCCAGATAATTAA